Proteins encoded in a region of the Triticum dicoccoides isolate Atlit2015 ecotype Zavitan chromosome 3A, WEW_v2.0, whole genome shotgun sequence genome:
- the LOC119272000 gene encoding leucine-rich repeat extensin-like protein 3, with translation MRRLALLLLAALAAAAGAAAPGFSGEGGAGTAAAVDPLWRFPSRRIEDAYVALQTWKRHAIFSDPRNLTADWAGPDVCNYTGVFCAPLPSDPRVLAVAGVDLNHGDIAGYLPPELGLLADLALLHLNSNRFCGMLPGTLRRLGLLHELDLSNNRFVGPFPEVVLDMPALRFLDLRFNEFEGAVPSRLFDLPLDAIFLNHNRFRFEIPDNIGNSPVSVLVLSHNTFGGCLPASLANMSGTLNEILLINNGLESCLPPEIGRLRELTVLDVSHNQLAGPLTQEVAGLRKLEQLNVAHNLLSGPIPQAVCALPRLKNFTFSYNFFTGEPPACARVVPRGSDRDNCLPNRPSQRTRQQCAAFYAHPPVNCAAFQCKPFVPPSPPPSPPPPLPSPPPPLPSPPPPSPPPPSPPPPSPSPPPPPPPSPPPPSPVEILETYSALNN, from the coding sequence ATGAGGCGACTCGCGCTACtcctgctcgccgccctcgccgccgccgccggggccgCGGCGCCGGGCTTCTCCGGCGAAGGAGGGGccggcacggcggcggcggtggatccgtTGTGGCGGTTCCCGAGCCGCCGCATCGAGGACGCCTACGTGGCGCTGCAGACCTGGAAGCGCCACGCCATCTTCTCCGACCCGCGGAACCtcaccgccgactgggccggcccggaCGTCTGCAACTACACGGGCGTCTTCTGCGCGCCGCTCCCGTCCGACCCGCGCGTGCTCgccgtcgccggcgtcgacctcaaccacggcgacatcgccggctacCTCCCGCCGGAGCTCGGCCTGCTCGCCGACCTCGCGCTGCTGCACCTCAACTCCAACCGCTTCTGCGGCATGCTCCCGGGCACGCTCCGCCGGCTCGGCCTCCTCCACGAGCTCGACCTCAGCAACAACCGCTTCGTCGGGCCGTTCCCCGAGGTCGTGCTTGACATGCCGGCGCTCCGGTTCCTCGACCTCCGGTTCAACGAGTTCGAGGGCGCCGTGCCCAGCCGCCTCTTCGACCTCCCGCTCGACGCCATCTTCCTTAACCACAACCGCTTCCGCTTCGAGATTCCGGACAACATCGGCAACTCGCCGGTCTCCGTCCTCGTCCTCTCGCACAACACCTTCGGCGGATGCCTCCCCGCCAGCCTCGCCAACATGTCCGGCACGCTCAACGAGATCTTGCTCATCAACAACGGCCTCGAGTCGTGCCTGCCGCCGGAGATCGGCCGCCTGCGGGAGCTCACGGTGCTCGATGTCAGCCACAACCAGCTCGCTGGCCCGCTCACGCAGGAGGTGGCGGGGCTGAGGAAGCTGGAGCAGCTCAACGTCGCGCACAACCTGCTCTCCGGGCCGATACCCCAGGCCGTGTGTGCTCTGCCGCGGCTCAAGAACTTCACCTTCTCATACAATTTCTTCACCGGGGAGCCGCCGGCGTGCGCGCGCGTCGTGCCCCGGGGCAGCGACCGGGACAACTGCCTGCCGAATCGCCCTTCTCAGCGGACGCGGCAGCAGTGCGCCGCCTTCTACGCCCACCCGCCCGTCAACTGTGCGGCGTTCCAGTGCAAGCCGTTCGTCCCGCCTTCGCCGCCTCCATCCCCGCCCCCGCCGTTGCCATCACCGCCACCGCCGTTGCCTTCTCCGCCTCCACCATCCCCACC